Part of the Rhodoflexus caldus genome, GCAACATTTTGAGCAGGTGCTGGCACAAATCAGGAAGCGCGGCTTTAAATTGGGCAAACAGCGCAAAGATGAATACGTAGTTGCCCTAAACCAACTCATCACCAAAGGCGGTTCGCGCGAACAGCGGTTGGTGGATAAGTTGCTCATTTGTGCATTGATTGAAGCCCGCAGTTGCGAGCGATTTAAGATGCTGTGGCAAAACATCGCCGACGAAGAACTTTCCCGGTTCTACTACGAACTCATGGCTTCCGAAGCAGGGCATTATGTCAATTTTATTGAACTTGCCCGCGAAATCATGCCGCGCCCTGTGGTAGATGCCCGCTGGCAGGAATTCCTCAAAGCTGAGGCCGAAATTATTGAAACCTTGGGCGTGCGAGAAGGGAAGATGCACTAAGCCAGCGCACTAAACGCATACAGGAAAAAAAGCGCCAGCAAAACAACCGGAAGGGCAATTTTCTTTGCCCAAACTTTTACATTCGCACCACTGACCCCAAGCCGCCCAATCATGGAACGAACCGTGCCGCTGGCAGAAAGAATGCGCCCCAAGAGTCTGGAAGAATACGTCGGACAAGCCCACTTAACGGGCAAAGACGGCATTTTCAGCAAGATGATTCGCAACAAAAACATTCCTTCGTGTATTTTATGGGGACCGCCCGGGTCGGGAAAAACAACGCTGGCGCTGCTGTTGGCGCAAACCCTGCGTTTCCCGTTCTTTACCCTGAGCGCAATCAGTTCAGGTGTTAAAGAAATCAGAGACATTATTGACAAAGCAAAATTTCAGCCAAAAGCGATTTTGTTCATCGACGAAATTCATCGCTTCAACAAAGCACAGCAGGATGCCTTGTTAGGTGCGGTGGAAAACGGCACGCTGACGCTCATCGGTGCTACGACCGAAAACCCGTCGTTTGAGGTCAATGCCGCTTTACTTTCCCGCTGTCAGGTGTTTGTTTTAAAGCCTTTGAGCGAAGCGGATTTGCTCAATTTGCTGCAACGAGCCGTCGCCCGCGAAAGTGCCGATAAAAAAATCAACATCAGGCTTGCCCAGACCGATGCGCTGATTTCGCTAAGCGGCGGCGATGCCCGCAAAATGCTAAACCTGTTGGAAATGACCGTCAATAGCGCCGATGCCGATGCGGACGAAATTACGATTACCGACCGTGCCGTTGTGGAAGTTGCCCGACAGCGCACCGCCCGCTACGACAAAAGCGGCGAACAGCACTACGATATTATTTCGGCTTTCATCAAATCCATACGCGGCAGCGACCCCGACGCGGCGCTTTATTGGCTTGCCCGTATGCTTGCCGGCGGCGAAGACCCGCAGTTTATCGCCCGCCGTTTGCTCATTTTGGCTTCGGAAGACATCGGCAATGCCAACCCCAATGCGCTGTTGCTTGCCAACACCTGCTTTCAGGCAGTTTCTGCCGTAGGGATGCCCGAATCGGACTTGATTCTGTCGCAAACAACCATTTATCTGGCATGTTCGCCGAAGAGCAACAGCGCCTATAAAGCCATCCGCAAAGCACAGGAAGCCGTTGAAAAATTCGGCGATTTGCCCGTGCCGCTGCATTTGCGCAATGCTCCTACGCAATTGATGAAAAAATTGGGCTACGGCGCAGACTACCTCTATCCGCACGACTACCCCGAAAACTTCACCGAACAGCAATACCTGCCCTATGAGTTAAAAGAGCAGGTATTCTATCAGCCCGCCGACAACGAACGCGAGCAGGAAATGGCAAAACGCCAGAAAAAGCGTTGGAAAAATAAATGATGGATTGAATATGTTTTCCATAGCAAACGGTTTGTAAATCATTTGCTATGGAACGACGGAAGATTACTGCACCGTAACGGGGAAAGTTACGTCAATATCCGTTTCGCCGCCTGCTTGTTGGAAGTTGCTGCTGTTCAAGCCTGCAAATGCCTTGTTCAGGTCGTGGCGCAGTACAATGCGAAGCGAGCCGCTGCCTGCCGCCTGTGTTTCCATCACATTGCGCAAACCCAGCGGGCGATTGTTCTTATCCGCGTCGTCATAGCGATGCGTCATCAGCGTAGGGGGGGTGATGATGAAAAAGAACTGATGCTCATCGGCTTCGGTGCGGATTTCCGCCGTTTTGTCTTCGCGTTTGTTGCCTTCGTCTTTGGCAAGCGTCAGCGTTACGTTGTAGGCAGTGCGGGCGCGAAGCGGCGGCGCGGTAATGGTAGGCGGATTGCCGCCGTCACCGTCGGGGTCGCTGAACAGGAAAGTAACCGAAGCCCCGCCCGTAACGGGCGTAAACACCACTTCCATGCGGTTGATGGACTCTTTTTCATTTTCGGGTTCAGGGTCTTTGCGATTGCAACCGCTCAAAACAACAACAGTAAACAGCAAGGCATACAAGCCTGTACGCAAATTGAACATGGTTAAAATG contains:
- the miaE gene encoding tRNA-(ms[2]io[6]A)-hydroxylase — encoded protein: MLHLKLPTDPRWADIAEKTLEDILTDHAYCEQKAASTCISLIVEYPDYEKIVETLTPVVTEEWQHFEQVLAQIRKRGFKLGKQRKDEYVVALNQLITKGGSREQRLVDKLLICALIEARSCERFKMLWQNIADEELSRFYYELMASEAGHYVNFIELAREIMPRPVVDARWQEFLKAEAEIIETLGVREGKMH
- a CDS encoding replication-associated recombination protein A — protein: MERTVPLAERMRPKSLEEYVGQAHLTGKDGIFSKMIRNKNIPSCILWGPPGSGKTTLALLLAQTLRFPFFTLSAISSGVKEIRDIIDKAKFQPKAILFIDEIHRFNKAQQDALLGAVENGTLTLIGATTENPSFEVNAALLSRCQVFVLKPLSEADLLNLLQRAVARESADKKINIRLAQTDALISLSGGDARKMLNLLEMTVNSADADADEITITDRAVVEVARQRTARYDKSGEQHYDIISAFIKSIRGSDPDAALYWLARMLAGGEDPQFIARRLLILASEDIGNANPNALLLANTCFQAVSAVGMPESDLILSQTTIYLACSPKSNSAYKAIRKAQEAVEKFGDLPVPLHLRNAPTQLMKKLGYGADYLYPHDYPENFTEQQYLPYELKEQVFYQPADNEREQEMAKRQKKRWKNK